Proteins encoded in a region of the Strix uralensis isolate ZFMK-TIS-50842 chromosome Z, bStrUra1, whole genome shotgun sequence genome:
- the DNAJC25 gene encoding dnaJ homolog subfamily C member 25, with translation MAAAAAGGRAVPARRRWWRLLLCLWVCAALLPRAARGLTEGLYCGRRVCYEVLGVSRQASKAEIARAYRQLARKYHPDRYRGEPAAPGGGPQAAHEKFLLIATAYETLKDEEMRKDYDYMLDHPEEHYRHYYHYYSRRLAPKVDVRIVILVAVCAISVFQFFSWWSSYNEAINYLATVPKYRIQATEIARQQGLLSKTREKGKNRRSKEEIREEEEEIIKDIIKNKIEIKGGYQKPKIYDILLFQIILAPFYLLKYIAWCIWWIYCFTIKGQEYGVQEKLYIIRRYMKMSQSQFDSLEDHQKEIFLERRLWIRENYEVYKREQEEELKKKMAMDPRWKRYRRWMKNEGPGRLTFIDD, from the exons atggcggcggcggcagcgggcggccggGCAGTGCCGGCGCGGCGGCGGTGGTGGcggctgctgctgtgcctgtggGTGTGCGCGGCGCTGCTCCCGCGAGCGGCGCGGGGTTTGACCGAGGGCTTGTACTGCGGGCGGCGGGTATGCTACGAGGTGCTGGGCGTCAGCCGGCAGGCCAGCAAGGCGGAGATCGCCCGCGCCTACCGGCAGCTGGCCCGCAAGTACCACCCCGATCGCTACCGCGGGGAGCCGGCCGCGCCGGGCGGCGGCCCGCAGGCGGCGCACGAGAAGTTCCTCCTCATCGCCACCGCCTACGAGACCCTCAAG GATGAAGAAATGCGTAAAGATTACGACTATATGTTGGATCATCCTGAAGAGCATTACAGGCATTATTATCACTACTACAGCAGGAGATTGGCACCTAAAGTGGATGTCAGGATAGTGATTCTAGTTGCAGTGTGTGCCATCTCTGTGTTTCAG TTCTTCAGCTGGTGGAGTAGTTACAATGAAGCTATCAACTACCTAGCTACAGTGCCAAAATACCGTATACAAGCTACTGAGATTGCCAGGCAACAAGGTTTACTCAGCAAAACTAGAGAAAAAGGCAAGAACAGGCGGTCTAAAGAAGAAATTcgtgaagaagaggaagaaatcatcaaagacataattaaaaataaaatagagataaaaGGCGGTTATCAGAAGCCCAAGATATATGATATCCTTCTATTTCAGATCATTCTTGCTCCTTTTTACTTGTTAAAATACATAGCTTGGTGCATTTGGTGGATTTATTGTTTCACTATTAAAGGGCAAGAGTATGGTGTGCAAGAGAAGCTGTATATCATACGAAGGTACATGAAAATGTCTCAGTCTCAGTTTGACAGCCTAGAAGATCATCAAAAAGAGATCTTTCTTGAACGGCGCCTGTGGATACGAGAAAACTATGAG GTCTATAAACGAGAGCAAGAGGAGGAGTTAAAGAAGAAGATGGCCATGGATCCCCGATGGAAGAGATATCGGCGGTGGATGAAAAATGAAGGACCCGGAAGACTGACTTTTATTGATGATTGA